The following DNA comes from Saccharomyces cerevisiae S288C chromosome XIII, complete sequence.
CATCAGCCTTCTTACAGACCAAGTTGGAGTAACGACGACCAACACCCTTAATAGTGGTCAAAGCGTAAACAATTTTAATGTTACCATCGACATTGGTGTTCAACAAACTGATTGTAATGGGCGCACAAAAAATTGTACATCTTATTGTTAGTAATTTATTTCACACCACTGCTAGGTTCTTCGagaaattttcaacatgGCGCATCATTTTGGAATGGCGTACGAACATGGAGGGACGATAAATATGAATTTGTCAAGCTGTATTGactgaaatttttaaattcgCATTGAGTCATATATTGTATTTTCCAATAAACTGTGTATTACTTTAAAATCTAGTGATAATTTTTATAGTAGCGTAGAGTTAATTCGGCCTCGTATTTGGTAACCCGTGACGTTTATTATTCCATCGGAGTGCACTCACATATTTTCAATCGCAATATTAAGCTATTATCCCATGTAATGTGAAACTCTCTCAACATATCTGCACTGTACTCGTAAAACATACCGTAAAATGTGTTGGAAGGAACCTTGTTCTTGTACAACTAAAGACATCTTTACCACTTTCTGCTCTATTGGCTTTTCGTAAGATCGGTTTTTCACTAATAGTATATCTTTAACAATGTTAAAGTACCTGATATTGTTATTACTAAGGACCTTTTCCAGTTAGGATAGCAAAGGTGTCAGAATTACCATAGCCCAGGCATCAACCAGTTTCCGCGCAAGAATTCTCCTCCTCCCGGAACAAGAGGCCTGCGGAGACGAGTTCTTTGCCTCTGAAAGGCGAATCTCTGGAAGGATGAGCTTGGATGGCCCCAGTAAACGCATTTGCCTAGGTTGAGCCGAGCTAGGAGGACACCCCGACGGATAATTTAGcccttttccaatttttcaaaaaaacatgaaatttcaaaaaaatgtatgGATGTAAAATTCAGTAGTGTGTACGGATTTTACAGTTTCTTGAATGAGACTTGCTTTTACGTCAAATCATTCTGAATTATACAATTCTTTCATTGTGAGATTGATATTTCATGGGCTTATTATTTACagattattttttaaatatgtAGATGGAATAATAACTGGATGGGGTAGAAGAAGGGGTCACTTGTATGTGTACATATGAAAATCAGTTAGACACGGAGTGAAGGATTTCTTTCTGATGGGCCATTGCTAGATATTCAAGAGCTTCCAATTCGATAAAAACAGCTTGGGCTCTTAGTATGTCATTTACCTCAACAAGTTCTTTCTGTATAACATCTACTTTTTGTTTGTATGGATCAGAACTCTTTATCAGCCCTTCCCTAGTCTTGTCTGTAATGAAAAGTAATCTCTTACCTTTAAGTTGAAATTCCTCCAAGAATTTTCTGAAGATGACTTCGCCCTCAAAAATCTCTTTGCCCTCAACTGTGTTTGTATTCACAAGATCCAGCCTGTTCAAGTCGAGTTCTGGTGTGGGAGATATTAAGTCGACCTTTTCACCACCAATAACAAACAACTTTCCACTTTTATATTGGTGGCTCAAAGCGTTGTTGAAAGCCATGGAATAAACCTTGGATGGTAGCTCTGTAGTATAGTCGTTTGGTGCAGTTCTTGCCAATGCCCTACCACCATTATGTCTTGTTGGAGAGTTAGCATCCCCGACTCTTGCCCTACCAGAACCCTTTTGGGGCATCAATTTACGTCTGGAAAACCCGTTTTCACTTCTCCCGGGAGGATTTGAGGCGCCTACTCTTCTATTATCGTTTTCATAAACTACGGCTCTCCATAGTATATCACGCCTTAATGGAGCAGCTACAGTTGATGTGGGGACCGGCACAAATGTCAATGGTTCTAATGATGGAAAGGAGCGAACGGTAACTAAGGCGTATTTGGGAGGAATGGCTGCGTTTGGCAGAGGGTTTAACGTGGATTCTGCATGTGCGGTGGCAGTGGTAGCTTGGTAGCGTATAGATTGTAAAGTCTATTGCATAAAATGGTTGTAATGTTAGTATACGGATTCATCTTCAGAAAATCGACAAccaaatggaaaaagagCGAGGGACGATCCTCTGATACGTACTTTCaccaaatttctttttatcgtcattattattatttcaCCCTAGTTGAACGAAAGATTATTCGCATTGGCGTCCTTTGAATGTATCTCCCCCATTATTAATGGAACCTCTGTATTATACTTTTCTATTTCGAACTTTTTGAGACTCATTCTTGGTATCCCAGGGTGACCCAGTAACCTTTTTTCCGGTTTAACATCCGTGCATTACATCCGTAcattctattttttattttccaaaaaactGGGAGTTCTACTTAATTTTTTGGCCCCGTTTGGGAATCTGCTTTGCCACAGGAGGCGGCCTGTCCAGGAGGACAATAGACCAATGGCAGAGACGAGGTTTGTTGGGTACGTGCAACAGCGCCTGGGCTCAGCCGGCTTGCTGTGGGCAACGGAATGGTGCTTCCTAAGCCAATCTTTCATGCTGTAGCTATCGTCGTGATCGCTTTTACTGGCATATTAGCGTAATATGTatgaaattaggtattAATCAAGCATTAATCGACTTAATTCTAAGAAAAGTCAAGATCTCGAGACTAGCAATAACAAAATGGTATGTTAATATGGACTAAAGGAGGCTTTTAAGGACACGTAATATTGAGTCGACATGCGCAATAAAGTCATACAATAAATaagttaaagaaaacataTGACGATATTTTCAGACGATATGGAACTGCGATACCGAAAAAGTGGTGTGATTGAAATGATACTCATGTTTTGGCTATAGTTGCAGTGgctttccaaaaaattggGAGTTAAAATGCCTATAGCAGTATCACCGGAGATTCAGTCTCTTGTGgatcttctttttgcatAGTTGAACAAGGGATAATATGGCGCCATGAACTGCCTCTACACATTATAATGTGTTTTTGATATCAGTATACTAACAAGTTGAATTGCATTTAcaaactttttattttgtattgCTTTTCGTCATTTTAATAGGGTAGAGTTAGAACCAAGACCGTCAAGCGTGCTTCTAAGGCTTTGATTGAACGTTACTATCCAAAGTTGACTTTGGATTTCCAAACCAACAAGAGACTTTGTGATGAAATCGCCACTATCCAATCCAAGAGATTGAGAAACAAGATTGCTGGTTACACCACCCATTTGATGAAGAGAATCCAAAAGGGTCCAGTTAGAGGTATCTCTTTCAAATtgcaagaagaagaaagagaaagaaaggACCAATACGTCCCAGAAGTCTCTGCTTTGGACTTGTCTCGTTCTAACGGTGTTTTGAACGTTGACAACCAAACTTCTGACTTGGTTAAATCTTTGGGTTTGAAGTTGCCATTATCTGTTATCAACGTTTCTGCCCAAAGAGACAGACGTTACAGAAAGAGAGtttaaaattaaattaGAAAGCTATTTAAAATAATTTactattcaaaatatttgccttttcttttttaatttttgtttattcttTAATGTataattaaataaaaaaatattattatatttactAATTAAGAGCGAAGCGTTTTATGTAGCTCCTTGGCCATACATACATTGCGCGCAATGTTTATGCTTTGATACCAAAGGGCTATCATCTTTGACTTGgaattatttatattttttaacattGACTCTGTTTCCTTTCTTACTCATTATACTTATCcagaaaaaatagaaaaattagTTACTTATTCTATAATTACACTTTTATCATGAACGCCAAACATTTGGGAGACTATGGGATACAATAAAGGCGGATCATTTCCTAAGTTAAGCGCCTTGGCCCACTGTCGCCTCCCTGAatcatttttctcaatCGCATGTAACATTTCTAACTGTTCCTTAGCGTCTAATATCGCTTCGGTCCCGATCAAATGCAGAAGATATCGTAGTAGGACCAGTAGGCAGACGTCACACTTTTCAATATTCAAAACGGCTTCTTCATACGAAGCTTGGCTACATTGCTCGGTAAAAGCAAAACATTTTGATTTAACCAAACCGATAACTTCGTTGCAAAATGAAACGCCATCTGATAAATTTTCGACTAGCGTTAAAATAACGACACATTCCTGTGTGTCTTTGAGTATCTCAGAAAGGGTACCTTCAGCTAATAGGGGTATAAAATAAGACTCTTGCGACAGATTTTCAGTcataaaaaactttttgaactgcAGGATATCATTAAAAGAAGCCAACGTCCGTGAGATCCCCTGGATAACATCATCTGCAACTATTCTCGGAGTAATCAATCTATGTCCATCTGGAACTCTTAGTAATAGTTTGAAACATGACCCAATCAGTTTCCTCCGCAAAGCTAATGATTTTTGTGATTTGTACAAAGGACTACATTTAATTGTGGGAATATACGTATCAACAATTGTGTTTTCACCATTATATACGGGATGAACCGGCGTTGCATAATTGTCGGATGGCAGTTTGTAATCACAATTGAGAAATACATATTCGGAAAACCTATTCGCAAAATTCCTTGTATTtaaagattcaaaaaaaactgcTAACGGACTCTCAGATAAGCGTTGAACGAACAAGGATTTGCTTACATTTTGGGCGACTTCATGCTGTATGAAATAATCTTGTCTACAACTAAACAGATCAATGAGTATTTCAAGTAAGGGCATCCAAATCTCATGGCTTGATAGGAACAGAGGTGTGCTTTCTTGCAGCGAGTTAGACAATGTCCATAAAATCATGTTAATAAATTCTCCAGGTTCATTCagtttcaaa
Coding sequences within:
- the YML6 gene encoding mitochondrial 54S ribosomal protein uL4m YML6 (Mitochondrial ribosomal protein of the large subunit; has similarity to E. coli L4 ribosomal protein and human mitoribosomal MRP-L4 protein; essential for viability, unlike most other mitoribosomal proteins), yielding MTIKRNLVKTLQSIRYQATTATAHAESTLNPLPNAAIPPKYALVTVRSFPSLEPLTFVPVPTSTVAAPLRRDILWRAVVYENDNRRVGASNPPGRSENGFSRRKLMPQKGSGRARVGDANSPTRHNGGRALARTAPNDYTTELPSKVYSMAFNNALSHQYKSGKLFVIGGEKVDLISPTPELDLNRLDLVNTNTVEGKEIFEGEVIFRKFLEEFQLKGKRLLFITDKTREGLIKSSDPYKQKVDVIQKELVEVNDILRAQAVFIELEALEYLAMAHQKEILHSVSN
- the RPS17A gene encoding 40S ribosomal protein eS17 RPS17A (Ribosomal protein 51 (rp51) of the small (40s) subunit; homologous to mammalian ribosomal protein S17, no bacterial homolog; RPS17A has a paralog, RPS17B, that arose from the whole genome duplication), with product MGRVRTKTVKRASKALIERYYPKLTLDFQTNKRLCDEIATIQSKRLRNKIAGYTTHLMKRIQKGPVRGISFKLQEEERERKDQYVPEVSALDLSRSNGVLNVDNQTSDLVKSLGLKLPLSVINVSAQRDRRYRKRV
- the NSE5 gene encoding Smc5-Smc6 complex subunit NSE5 (Component of the SMC5-SMC6 complex; this complex plays a key role in the removal of X-shaped DNA structures that arise between sister chromatids during DNA replication and repair), whose amino-acid sequence is MDGALINSVLYVSPRNGAHYFVELTEKHLLAFEMLNSMCLLENYDHVLLFLECQFGKSHNLAVIPFDIILVLFTLSTLSEYYKEPILRANDPYNTSRETLSRRALKLLQKYLAILKEFDSEQYNLYDLELLRCQFFLAIDTLTPKKQKWGFDRFRRTKSESGVTYRQNASVDPELDQAKTFKNPYRSYISCLEQRNTILGNRLLNLKLNEPGEFINMILWTLSNSLQESTPLFLSSHEIWMPLLEILIDLFSCRQDYFIQHEVAQNVSKSLFVQRLSESPLAVFFESLNTRNFANRFSEYVFLNCDYKLPSDNYATPVHPVYNGENTIVDTYIPTIKCSPLYKSQKSLALRRKLIGSCFKLLLRVPDGHRLITPRIVADDVIQGISRTLASFNDILQFKKFFMTENLSQESYFIPLLAEGTLSEILKDTQECVVILTLVENLSDGVSFCNEVIGLVKSKCFAFTEQCSQASYEEAVLNIEKCDVCLLVLLRYLLHLIGTEAILDAKEQLEMLHAIEKNDSGRRQWAKALNLGNDPPLLYPIVSQMFGVHDKSVIIE